In Paenibacillus phoenicis, one genomic interval encodes:
- the nagE gene encoding N-acetylglucosamine-specific PTS transporter subunit IIBC, whose product MLAFLQKIGKSLMLPVATLPAAAILLRFGSIDYIKDFHLGDGVGGFLNTYIAPFLAAGGGTIFDNLPLIFAVGVAIGLAGDAVAALSAVIGHLILLNVLGRVPGIFPGLMQSADTKLDMGVLGGIIVGCISAYLYKRYHDIKLPDWLGFFGGKRFVPMVTAITMVVVGLIFGLIWGPIQAALDVFGDWVTSLGGIGSAIHIVANRLLIPFGLHHIINSIVWFQIGDFTNAAGDVIHGDLYRFFAGDKTAGMFMTGFFPIMMFGLPAAAFAIIHTARPERRKMVSSIFLGAALASFLTGITEPLEFAFMFVAPVLYAVHAVLSGIAAYVTYALGMKLGFGFSAGFIDYAINYQISTKPLLLIPVGLVTAVVYYVIFRFMIVKLNLKTPGREDAEDIAEVVKEGASGTGKSAADNRSAKILASIGGPENIESVDACITRLRLVVKDDKQVNDAALKQLGASGVMRLGKGAVQVVFGPQSEAIKDDIKKML is encoded by the coding sequence ATGCTAGCTTTTCTCCAGAAAATCGGTAAGTCATTGATGCTTCCGGTTGCAACACTGCCTGCAGCGGCGATTCTGCTCAGGTTCGGCAGCATCGACTACATCAAGGATTTTCACCTGGGGGATGGAGTTGGGGGATTTCTCAACACGTATATCGCACCGTTTCTAGCAGCGGGCGGAGGAACGATCTTTGACAATCTTCCGCTGATCTTCGCTGTTGGCGTTGCGATCGGTTTGGCCGGAGATGCGGTAGCCGCATTGTCTGCAGTCATCGGTCATTTGATTTTGCTGAACGTGCTTGGTAGAGTACCCGGCATTTTTCCAGGACTCATGCAATCCGCCGATACCAAATTGGATATGGGGGTTCTTGGTGGTATTATCGTGGGTTGTATTTCCGCCTATTTGTACAAACGGTACCATGATATCAAACTGCCGGATTGGTTAGGCTTCTTCGGTGGCAAACGGTTTGTTCCGATGGTCACTGCGATAACGATGGTTGTTGTAGGTTTGATCTTCGGCTTGATTTGGGGACCAATACAAGCTGCCTTGGATGTCTTTGGCGATTGGGTAACCAGCTTGGGCGGCATTGGTTCGGCAATTCATATCGTTGCCAACCGCTTGCTGATTCCGTTTGGTCTTCACCATATCATCAACTCGATCGTATGGTTCCAAATTGGAGATTTTACGAATGCTGCAGGGGACGTTATTCATGGCGACTTGTACCGCTTCTTCGCTGGCGACAAGACCGCAGGTATGTTCATGACCGGTTTCTTCCCGATCATGATGTTTGGTCTTCCGGCTGCAGCCTTTGCGATTATTCATACGGCTAGACCGGAAAGACGCAAAATGGTTAGCTCCATTTTCTTAGGGGCGGCATTGGCATCGTTCCTGACGGGGATTACAGAACCGTTGGAATTTGCCTTCATGTTTGTTGCTCCAGTGCTTTATGCGGTTCACGCAGTACTGTCGGGGATTGCGGCTTATGTCACTTACGCGCTTGGTATGAAGCTTGGTTTCGGCTTCTCGGCCGGTTTCATCGATTATGCAATCAACTATCAAATCTCGACCAAGCCGTTGCTGCTCATCCCAGTTGGTCTAGTTACGGCGGTTGTGTACTATGTCATCTTCCGCTTCATGATTGTCAAGTTGAATTTGAAAACACCAGGTCGTGAAGATGCTGAGGATATCGCAGAAGTGGTAAAGGAAGGGGCTTCAGGAACAGGGAAGTCTGCCGCCGACAACCGTTCGGCCAAAATCCTGGCCAGCATCGGCGGACCGGAAAATATTGAGTCCGTGGATGCGTGCATTACCCGCCTTCGCCTCGTCGTCAAGGACGATAAACAGGTGAACGATGCCGCATTGAAGCAGTTGGGCGCATCGGGCGTCATGAGACTCGGCAAAGGCGCAGTCCAAGTCGTGTTCGGACCGCAATCCGAAGCGATCAAGGATGACATCAAAAAGATGCTGTAA
- the metE gene encoding 5-methyltetrahydropteroyltriglutamate--homocysteine S-methyltransferase, whose translation MGNFVSGNLGYPRIGGQREWKKQIEAYWAGKITEPELHARLKEIRLNNLRLQRDRGLDVIPVGDFTYYDHVLDTATMFGLVPERFVWNGDQVSLDLYYAIARGDDQATASEMTKWFNTNYHYIVPELGNRDPKLTVNRPLAAYLEAKQELGINGRPVLLGLFTLLKLSKGETAGEVETWTRKLLPLYVQVLRELKAVGADWVQIDEPAIVVSLSEEDVHRLRLIYQAIAQEVPGLRLMLQTYFDAVERYEDLIELPVHGLGLDFVHGRDGNLEALRRYGFPAGKTMGAGLIDGRNIWRTDLDEALSLVKTISLQSGAPDVIVQPSCSLLHVPVSAAGEERLNPVLRDALAFAEQKLEELVSLSRAANGEEPEPVQFAENRRALAVLAADPARSLASVREEAAQTAAAPAERASDFADRRRKQQAKWQLPFLPTTTIGSFPQTAEVRAARQKWRKGEWSPEKYEAFILAEIRKWVELQEEIGLDVLVHGEFERTDMVEFFGEKLPGFAFTQGGWVQSYGTRCVKPPIIYGDVEFAGPMTVKETAYAQSLTNKPVKGMLTGPITILNWSFVRSDLSREQVAYQIALALRREVEALEEAGIEMIQVDEPALREGLPLKQKDWANYLKWAVKAFRVTTSSVRDTTQIHTHMCYCEFDDILEEIRALDADVISIETSRSHGELIQSFEKHTYPLGIGLGVYDIHSPRVPSAEEMVRLIERALQVLDPELFWVNPDCGLKTRGQHETVAALRQMTAAAEQVRSKFGRGTQATRQ comes from the coding sequence ATGGGGAACTTTGTTAGCGGAAATCTGGGGTATCCCAGAATCGGAGGACAACGGGAATGGAAGAAGCAGATCGAGGCTTATTGGGCAGGAAAAATCACGGAGCCGGAGCTCCATGCTCGATTAAAAGAGATTCGATTGAACAACCTGCGTCTGCAGCGGGATCGGGGACTTGATGTCATCCCGGTGGGCGATTTTACGTATTACGATCACGTCCTTGATACAGCGACGATGTTTGGCCTAGTACCGGAGCGCTTCGTATGGAACGGTGACCAAGTATCGCTTGATCTGTATTACGCCATCGCAAGAGGCGACGACCAAGCGACCGCCAGTGAGATGACCAAATGGTTTAATACGAACTACCATTATATCGTGCCTGAGCTTGGGAACCGAGATCCCAAGTTGACCGTCAATCGGCCGCTGGCGGCTTATCTGGAAGCGAAACAGGAGCTCGGGATCAACGGAAGGCCTGTACTGCTTGGACTGTTTACTTTGCTGAAGCTGTCCAAGGGGGAAACGGCGGGGGAAGTCGAGACTTGGACCCGCAAGCTGCTGCCGCTATACGTACAGGTGCTGCGCGAGCTGAAGGCGGTGGGCGCGGATTGGGTGCAAATCGACGAACCGGCTATCGTTGTCTCTTTAAGTGAGGAGGACGTACACCGGCTTCGCTTGATCTACCAGGCGATCGCGCAGGAGGTTCCGGGACTGCGGCTGATGCTGCAAACCTACTTTGATGCGGTTGAACGATACGAAGATCTGATTGAACTGCCGGTGCACGGCTTGGGGTTGGATTTCGTACACGGCCGGGACGGTAACCTGGAAGCGCTCCGGCGTTACGGCTTTCCCGCTGGCAAGACGATGGGAGCGGGACTGATTGACGGGCGGAACATTTGGCGCACGGATTTAGATGAGGCGCTTAGCCTGGTGAAGACGATTTCGCTCCAGTCCGGAGCGCCGGATGTGATCGTGCAGCCTTCCTGCAGCTTGCTGCATGTCCCGGTATCTGCTGCAGGGGAAGAGCGGCTTAATCCGGTATTGCGCGATGCGTTGGCCTTTGCCGAGCAGAAGCTGGAGGAGTTGGTGAGCTTAAGCAGGGCGGCAAATGGGGAAGAACCAGAGCCGGTGCAGTTCGCCGAGAATCGTCGCGCCTTGGCTGTACTTGCCGCAGATCCGGCCCGCAGCCTTGCTTCGGTGCGGGAAGAAGCAGCGCAGACTGCAGCGGCTCCGGCCGAGCGCGCCAGCGATTTCGCCGATCGGCGGCGGAAGCAGCAGGCAAAGTGGCAGTTGCCGTTCCTGCCGACCACAACGATCGGCAGTTTCCCGCAAACCGCCGAGGTTCGGGCCGCCCGGCAGAAATGGCGTAAAGGCGAGTGGAGCCCAGAGAAGTACGAGGCGTTCATTCTAGCGGAAATCCGCAAATGGGTTGAGCTCCAGGAGGAGATCGGGCTCGACGTATTGGTGCACGGTGAATTCGAGCGCACCGATATGGTGGAATTTTTCGGAGAGAAGCTTCCGGGATTTGCGTTTACGCAAGGAGGCTGGGTACAGTCCTACGGCACGCGCTGCGTAAAACCGCCGATCATTTATGGAGACGTCGAATTTGCGGGGCCAATGACCGTTAAGGAAACGGCCTATGCTCAGAGCTTGACGAACAAACCGGTGAAAGGGATGTTAACGGGACCGATCACTATCCTAAACTGGTCCTTTGTTCGCAGCGACCTGTCCCGGGAGCAGGTGGCTTATCAAATTGCTCTGGCTCTGCGAAGGGAAGTCGAGGCGTTGGAGGAAGCGGGGATCGAGATGATCCAAGTGGACGAGCCTGCGCTGCGCGAAGGGCTGCCGCTCAAGCAGAAGGACTGGGCGAACTATTTGAAGTGGGCGGTGAAGGCGTTCCGCGTGACGACCTCATCGGTCCGGGATACGACGCAGATTCATACGCATATGTGCTACTGCGAATTTGACGATATCTTGGAGGAGATCCGTGCGCTGGATGCCGATGTGATCTCGATCGAAACGTCGCGCAGCCACGGCGAGCTGATCCAGAGTTTTGAGAAGCATACGTATCCGCTTGGAATCGGGCTGGGGGTTTACGACATTCATAGCCCGCGCGTCCCGTCTGCGGAGGAGATGGTACGGTTGATCGAGCGGGCGCTCCAAGTTTTGGACCCGGAACTTTTCTGGGTGAACCCTGATTGCGGCTTGAAAACGAGAGGACAACACGAAACGGTCGCAGCGCTGCGGCAAATGACGGCGGCAGCAGAGCAGGTTCGCAGCAAATTTGGACGTGGAACGCAGGCAACACGGCAGTGA
- a CDS encoding metal-sulfur cluster assembly factor encodes MNKIEQIRECLREVYDPELGVNIVDLGLVYDIREEDDHVYIQMTLTTPGCPMHDTIVGGVRWVLNDQLGIQNPVIDVVWEPRWSPEQMSEAAKEQLGYF; translated from the coding sequence ATGAATAAAATTGAACAAATCCGTGAATGCCTGCGTGAGGTTTATGATCCCGAGCTGGGCGTAAATATCGTTGATCTAGGGCTGGTATACGACATTCGGGAAGAAGATGATCATGTCTACATTCAGATGACTTTAACAACGCCGGGCTGCCCGATGCATGATACGATTGTTGGCGGTGTTCGTTGGGTTCTTAACGATCAACTTGGAATCCAAAACCCGGTCATCGACGTCGTCTGGGAGCCGCGCTGGTCGCCGGAGCAGATGTCGGAGGCAGCCAAGGAGCAGTTGGGGTATTTTTGA
- a CDS encoding sensor histidine kinase, with protein sequence MSYKFTKWLILIVPTLVVGVWEVVRHQFLMPFVSMELGNVLTPVILFAVSITLQYRWFSNLERMQEELQRERALKARLEQREQLARELHDGIAQSLFLLSVKVDRAERQQQAAGSSYDWNGLRKSIHEVNRYVREAISDLRIPPDSREGEADEASMSAIVRRIAVEQQLTLHLDWQLEEAGWPAKAKMELVSCLREAVINAAKHAGVQAIEISASGDAQDFTVTITDHGCGFAQEDQARPGRYGLQIMRERTNEMGWELTVASQPGETTIQIRGGGGSDEGSRVGRG encoded by the coding sequence ATGTCCTATAAATTTACGAAATGGTTGATCCTGATTGTTCCAACACTGGTGGTCGGGGTGTGGGAGGTGGTACGCCACCAATTTCTCATGCCGTTTGTGTCGATGGAGCTAGGGAATGTGTTGACGCCGGTCATTTTGTTTGCGGTGAGTATTACATTGCAATATCGCTGGTTTTCGAACTTGGAACGCATGCAGGAGGAATTGCAGCGGGAGCGGGCGCTGAAGGCCCGTTTGGAGCAGCGGGAGCAGCTGGCTCGTGAGCTGCATGATGGGATCGCGCAATCTTTGTTCCTTCTCTCCGTCAAGGTGGACCGGGCAGAACGGCAGCAGCAGGCGGCAGGTAGTTCGTATGATTGGAACGGGCTGCGCAAATCGATCCATGAAGTGAACCGGTATGTGCGGGAGGCGATTTCCGACCTGCGGATTCCGCCAGACTCTCGGGAAGGCGAAGCGGATGAAGCCTCCATGTCGGCAATCGTCCGTCGAATCGCTGTTGAACAGCAGCTCACTTTGCATTTGGACTGGCAGCTGGAGGAAGCGGGCTGGCCGGCGAAGGCGAAGATGGAGCTGGTGTCCTGCCTGCGGGAAGCGGTGATTAACGCAGCCAAGCATGCGGGCGTACAAGCCATCGAGATCTCGGCATCGGGAGATGCGCAGGATTTCACCGTCACGATCACAGATCACGGGTGCGGCTTCGCGCAAGAGGATCAAGCCAGACCGGGCCGCTACGGCCTGCAGATCATGCGAGAGCGGACGAACGAGATGGGCTGGGAGCTGACGGTTGCGTCCCAGCCAGGAGAGACGACGATTCAAATTCGAGGAGGCGGCGGTTCAGATGAAGGTTCGCGTGTTGGTCGTGGATGA
- a CDS encoding PTS sugar transporter subunit IIA, which produces MFSKWRKKNTESKVLEILSPLTGEAVPLAQVPDEAFAGGHMGPGIAVEPSEGRLVAPFDGKVVHVIKSNHAVMMEHSSGLQFLFHLGINTVSLKGEGFTAHVSVGDKVKAGQLLIEFDLAAIREAGYPVISPIIVTNAGEVTSSVEPITGPVTAGSSVILKAVLQ; this is translated from the coding sequence ATGTTTTCAAAATGGAGAAAGAAAAATACGGAGAGTAAAGTGCTGGAGATCCTCTCGCCGCTAACCGGGGAGGCTGTACCGTTAGCTCAAGTTCCAGATGAAGCGTTCGCAGGGGGCCATATGGGTCCGGGGATCGCTGTTGAACCCAGCGAAGGACGTCTGGTTGCGCCGTTTGACGGCAAAGTCGTTCATGTCATCAAAAGTAACCATGCCGTGATGATGGAGCATTCGTCCGGATTGCAGTTTCTATTTCATCTCGGAATCAATACCGTGTCGCTCAAAGGCGAGGGCTTTACTGCCCATGTCTCCGTGGGGGACAAAGTCAAAGCAGGTCAGCTGCTAATCGAATTTGATCTGGCAGCCATTCGCGAAGCTGGTTATCCGGTGATTTCGCCAATTATAGTAACAAACGCCGGAGAAGTGACGAGCAGCGTAGAACCCATCACCGGTCCTGTGACGGCAGGCAGCAGCGTCATTTTAAAGGCGGTTTTACAATAA
- a CDS encoding multicopper oxidase domain-containing protein codes for MKSRNIPKHLLLSLCCLVMIAAAWFAFPSETPQVSDTVLQEEEQHLHPPPVEPIIQREGHTVRIEMTAQQADIEISEGVTYPAWTLNGTAPGPVLRVKQGDQLEFTLKNLDPDMPHSMDFHAVHAAPSEKFVEVMPNEHGTFTYPANTPGVFMYHCGASPVLLHVANGMYGMIIVEPKDGYPTDSDIDREYTIVQSEWYAANDLDAFQQGDPEYVVFNGDDFTLKEHPLLAKVGDKVRLYVINAGPNHVSSFHVVGTTFDRVYLDGNPSNQLYGMQTVLLPAGGGAVVEFTVTEEGDYLILTHQLGDANLGATAILRVSQDGTVHGEPVMSH; via the coding sequence ATGAAATCGCGGAACATCCCGAAGCATCTATTGCTTAGTTTGTGCTGTCTGGTCATGATTGCCGCAGCATGGTTTGCGTTCCCATCGGAGACACCCCAGGTCAGTGATACCGTCCTGCAAGAGGAAGAACAGCATCTCCATCCACCGCCAGTTGAGCCAATCATTCAACGGGAAGGCCATACCGTCCGCATTGAAATGACCGCGCAGCAAGCGGATATCGAGATTTCCGAAGGCGTCACTTATCCCGCCTGGACACTTAACGGTACCGCCCCCGGGCCGGTGTTGCGCGTGAAGCAAGGCGATCAGCTGGAGTTTACCTTAAAAAACCTAGATCCAGATATGCCGCATTCGATGGATTTCCATGCGGTCCATGCCGCTCCAAGCGAGAAGTTCGTTGAAGTGATGCCTAACGAGCACGGCACGTTTACTTATCCCGCCAACACGCCAGGCGTGTTCATGTACCATTGCGGAGCAAGTCCGGTACTGCTGCATGTAGCCAATGGGATGTATGGGATGATCATCGTTGAACCGAAGGACGGATACCCTACGGACTCGGATATCGACCGAGAATATACGATCGTCCAAAGCGAGTGGTATGCGGCAAATGATTTGGATGCTTTTCAACAAGGTGATCCGGAGTATGTTGTGTTCAACGGCGATGATTTTACGTTAAAAGAACACCCCTTGCTCGCCAAAGTCGGCGACAAGGTTCGGCTGTACGTCATCAATGCGGGACCAAATCATGTTTCTTCGTTCCATGTGGTTGGGACGACCTTTGATCGCGTCTATCTGGACGGGAATCCAAGCAATCAGCTGTACGGCATGCAAACGGTGTTGCTTCCGGCCGGCGGCGGCGCAGTCGTTGAGTTTACCGTCACGGAAGAAGGCGATTATCTGATTTTGACCCATCAGCTGGGTGATGCTAACCTCGGAGCTACGGCGATCCTGCGCGTAAGCCAGGACGGGACAGTTCATGGAGAACCGGTGATGAGCCATTAA
- a CDS encoding response regulator — translation MKVRVLVVDDHPHAREAIGEILAEDDSFEIVAYAENGDEAIAQTERWMPDLILMDIRMPGKDGLETTREIKLRYPYVKIVLITVSDDAAHLFEALKQGAQGYLLKNLEPGTWLEYLRAIASDEAPLSSELALRILQEFPVNRRTSGEQPPLTAREREILGWVAQGMTNREIAGVLHISDQTVKNHLKNILQKLHLENRVQLTRYALEQGWIDPRG, via the coding sequence ATGAAGGTTCGCGTGTTGGTCGTGGATGATCATCCTCATGCCCGGGAAGCGATCGGGGAGATATTAGCCGAGGATGATTCCTTTGAAATCGTGGCTTACGCGGAAAATGGCGACGAGGCCATTGCCCAGACGGAGCGGTGGATGCCGGATTTGATCTTGATGGATATCCGCATGCCGGGCAAGGACGGCTTGGAAACGACCCGCGAGATCAAGCTGCGCTACCCTTATGTGAAGATCGTGCTCATTACGGTATCGGATGACGCCGCTCATCTGTTTGAAGCGCTGAAGCAAGGCGCCCAGGGATACCTGCTCAAAAACTTGGAGCCCGGAACTTGGTTGGAATATTTAAGGGCGATCGCCAGCGATGAAGCGCCATTATCCAGTGAGCTGGCTTTGCGGATTTTGCAGGAGTTTCCGGTGAACAGGCGGACAAGCGGTGAACAACCTCCGCTAACTGCCCGCGAACGGGAGATCCTTGGCTGGGTTGCGCAGGGCATGACCAATCGGGAGATTGCCGGGGTGTTGCACATTTCCGATCAGACGGTAAAAAACCATCTTAAAAACATTTTGCAAAAGCTGCATTTGGAAAACCGGGTACAACTCACGCGTTATGCGCTGGAGCAAGGGTGGATCGACCCGCGAGGGTGA
- a CDS encoding cupredoxin domain-containing protein, giving the protein MNQRLGAVACLLAAGMLLLSACADAPGRYIGESEPAAETTGPVKSFTVHASSSGYDLTEIKVKRGNTVQITLKNTQGMHSLKIKGYNKEVRGGKTITFTADQAGTFEYSCNISCGKNHKEMKGILIVK; this is encoded by the coding sequence ATGAATCAACGTTTGGGTGCTGTTGCCTGTTTGCTCGCGGCCGGGATGCTTCTGCTATCGGCATGTGCCGACGCCCCAGGGCGCTATATTGGCGAATCTGAGCCGGCGGCGGAAACAACAGGACCGGTGAAGTCGTTTACCGTTCATGCCAGCTCATCGGGATACGACTTGACGGAAATCAAGGTCAAACGGGGCAATACGGTGCAGATTACGCTCAAAAATACGCAGGGGATGCATTCGTTGAAAATCAAAGGATACAACAAAGAAGTCCGCGGAGGCAAAACGATTACGTTTACGGCTGACCAAGCCGGAACCTTTGAGTACTCCTGCAACATCTCCTGCGGCAAGAACCACAAGGAAATGAAAGGCATCTTGATCGTAAAATAA
- a CDS encoding glycosyl hydrolase family 18 protein, translated as MQSIRTRSFAKKWKLFTLTCLALSLLLPGGLLQPKAAEAADPYKIVAYYPSWGAYDRNFNVYDIDASKITHINYAFADIAWDGRHGNPDPAGPNPVTWPTQDEKGQTINVPNGTIVLGDPWIDTGKLFPGDTWDQPYAGNIHQLNKLKQANPHLKTIISVGGWTWSNRFSDVAASQVTRETFANSAVDFLRKFNFDGIDLDWEYPVAGGLPGNSYRPEDKQNYTKLLQEIRNKLDAAGTVDGKRYLLTIASGASPSFVSNTELGNIASIVDWINIMTYDFNGGWQQITAHNAPLYYDPAAGNAGVPSASVFNADAAVQGHLNAGVPANKLVLGIPFYGRGWDGVNNAGNGQYQSASGASSVGTWEAGSFDYYDLEANYINKNGYSRYWNDTAKVPYLYNPSVRRFISYDDPQSIGFKTDYIKSRGLAGAMFWELSGDRNKTLLTKLNNDLSGGVTPPGDTVAPSTPTGVKVTSKTANSVTLTWQPSSDNVGVVGYNVFRNGTQAASVTGTTATISGLAPATTYTFTVVARDAAGNVSPASAPLTVTTEPGTDPGDTIAPTPPGNVTVTAKTSTSVSLSWSASTDNVGVTGYEVYNGSQLVATVTGTTATINGLSPSTSYTFTVKAKDAAGNLSPASNAVTVTTDSAGTGPTAWAPYTSYTVNQLVTYNGVTYKVIQAHTSLPGWEPDKVPALFQAL; from the coding sequence ATGCAATCGATAAGAACCCGCAGCTTCGCCAAGAAGTGGAAGCTGTTTACTCTGACCTGTCTGGCTTTATCTCTGCTGCTGCCGGGCGGCCTGCTCCAACCGAAAGCCGCTGAGGCTGCCGATCCTTACAAAATCGTTGCCTATTACCCATCCTGGGGGGCTTATGACCGCAATTTTAATGTCTATGATATCGATGCATCCAAAATCACCCATATCAATTATGCCTTCGCCGATATCGCCTGGGACGGCCGTCACGGCAATCCGGATCCGGCCGGGCCGAACCCTGTGACCTGGCCGACGCAGGACGAGAAGGGCCAAACGATTAACGTGCCCAACGGCACGATCGTCTTGGGCGATCCTTGGATCGATACCGGCAAGCTATTTCCCGGCGACACCTGGGATCAACCGTACGCAGGCAATATTCATCAGCTAAATAAACTCAAACAGGCGAATCCGCACTTGAAGACGATTATATCGGTGGGCGGGTGGACCTGGTCCAACCGATTCAGCGATGTGGCTGCCAGCCAAGTCACGCGCGAAACGTTCGCCAACTCGGCCGTTGACTTCCTGCGGAAGTTCAATTTCGACGGCATCGATTTGGACTGGGAGTATCCGGTTGCCGGTGGATTGCCCGGGAATAGCTATCGTCCGGAGGATAAGCAGAACTATACGAAGCTGCTCCAGGAGATCCGGAATAAGCTGGATGCAGCCGGAACGGTGGATGGCAAAAGATATTTGCTGACGATCGCTTCCGGAGCTTCGCCTTCCTTCGTTAGCAATACGGAGCTCGGCAATATCGCATCCATCGTCGACTGGATTAATATTATGACTTATGATTTTAACGGCGGATGGCAGCAAATTACGGCTCACAATGCACCGCTGTACTACGATCCGGCCGCAGGCAACGCCGGCGTGCCCAGCGCCTCGGTCTTTAATGCCGACGCCGCAGTGCAAGGCCACTTAAATGCCGGTGTTCCCGCCAATAAATTGGTGCTTGGCATTCCATTCTACGGTCGCGGTTGGGATGGCGTAAACAACGCCGGCAACGGGCAATACCAAAGCGCCAGCGGAGCGTCTTCCGTCGGAACTTGGGAGGCTGGTTCTTTTGATTACTACGACCTGGAAGCGAATTATATCAATAAGAACGGGTATAGCCGCTATTGGAACGATACGGCCAAGGTGCCGTACCTGTATAATCCTTCGGTACGGCGGTTTATCTCTTATGACGATCCACAATCCATCGGCTTCAAAACCGATTATATCAAGAGCCGTGGTCTTGCCGGCGCCATGTTCTGGGAACTGAGCGGTGACCGCAACAAAACGCTGCTCACCAAGCTGAACAACGATCTGAGCGGAGGCGTAACGCCGCCGGGAGATACGGTGGCTCCGTCTACGCCTACCGGTGTAAAGGTCACCTCCAAAACGGCGAACTCTGTCACGTTAACCTGGCAGCCTTCTTCTGATAATGTCGGCGTTGTTGGATACAACGTCTTCCGGAACGGAACGCAAGCGGCCAGCGTAACCGGGACGACGGCGACGATCAGCGGTCTTGCCCCCGCAACGACGTATACTTTTACGGTGGTTGCACGGGATGCTGCGGGCAATGTCTCACCGGCCAGCGCTCCGCTGACGGTCACGACCGAGCCTGGAACCGACCCGGGCGACACAATCGCTCCCACCCCGCCGGGCAACGTTACGGTGACGGCCAAAACCTCGACCAGCGTCAGCCTGAGCTGGAGCGCATCGACCGATAATGTCGGCGTGACTGGATATGAGGTATACAACGGTAGTCAACTCGTTGCGACGGTGACGGGGACAACGGCTACGATTAACGGACTTTCGCCATCTACTTCCTATACGTTTACCGTGAAAGCGAAAGACGCCGCCGGTAATCTCTCGCCTGCAAGCAATGCGGTGACGGTCACCACAGATTCGGCAGGGACGGGGCCGACAGCTTGGGCACCTTATACGTCGTATACTGTGAATCAGCTCGTAACGTATAACGGTGTAACCTATAAAGTAATTCAAGCCCACACGTCGCTGCCTGGCTGGGAACCGGATAAGGTACCCGCGTTATTTCAGGCTCTATAA
- a CDS encoding DUF2249 domain-containing protein, with translation MNRQDAKIVELDVREQLRNKLEPFQLIMDTVKKLEKDDLFVLHAPFKPTPLLKLLKMKGLVGKAVMLDKEHWITTFVHKKNKAWLEEENESVPVEATAEVAPASTGGSGESAASPNIITLDNRGLEPPQPMVRTLAALDRCKSGDEVHIHNDRVPVFLIEELNSLGCTYTVEEQPDGTAKVQIRKP, from the coding sequence ATGAATCGACAAGACGCCAAAATTGTAGAGCTGGACGTTCGAGAGCAACTACGGAACAAACTGGAGCCGTTCCAGCTCATCATGGATACTGTCAAAAAGCTGGAAAAAGACGACCTCTTCGTGCTTCACGCCCCCTTCAAGCCGACCCCTTTGCTCAAGCTTCTGAAAATGAAGGGACTCGTCGGCAAAGCGGTGATGCTAGACAAAGAGCATTGGATCACGACATTTGTCCATAAGAAAAACAAGGCATGGCTCGAAGAGGAAAACGAATCCGTACCAGTTGAAGCAACCGCAGAGGTTGCTCCGGCATCAACGGGTGGATCCGGCGAATCTGCCGCCAGCCCTAACATCATCACGCTGGACAACCGTGGTCTGGAACCGCCGCAACCGATGGTTCGAACGCTGGCAGCCTTGGATCGCTGCAAATCAGGTGATGAGGTGCATATTCACAACGACCGGGTACCGGTATTTCTTATCGAGGAATTAAACAGCTTGGGCTGCACCTATACGGTGGAAGAACAACCGGATGGGACGGCCAAAGTCCAAATTCGCAAACCTTAA